A DNA window from Xanthomonas campestris pv. campestris str. ATCC 33913 contains the following coding sequences:
- a CDS encoding mannitol dehydrogenase family protein, producing MPIPTLSIATLAHLPATVLTPTYTPKHTTIGIVHLGAGAFHRAHQAVYIDDLLADDPAWAICAVSLHNPQVRDALRPQDGLYTLALLDAQPQLRVIGAIAEVLCASDEQPAVLARLADPAVRLVTLTVTEKGYCLAGDALDLSHPDIVHDLAHPQTPRSAIGYLVAGLYARRQHGRAPFTVLSCDNLADNGSLLRRATVLLAQQRDPALAAWIEQHVSFPRSMVDSITPATDEALRAQVHAQTGLHDAWPIQRERYTQWVIEDRFCNGRPAFERAGVTLSDDIAGYARAKLRLLNGPHSALAYLGSLLQLETVADAMQHTPLASFVATLMREDIGPSLATMPGFDPHRYSDAILARFRNPAIRHLLAQIAWDGSQKIPVRLLGTIADALTAGRRIDRLCLPVAAWLHFVRRQAHAGVALVDPLGEQLSAIGRIATGDAHRDIAAFLTVDATFAPLSADERFVEALQQAYALFQTARPADVQQLLATA from the coding sequence ATGCCAATTCCAACGCTCTCCATCGCAACACTCGCCCACCTACCTGCCACCGTCCTCACTCCCACCTACACTCCCAAACACACCACCATCGGCATCGTCCACCTAGGCGCTGGCGCCTTCCATCGCGCGCACCAGGCCGTCTACATCGATGACCTGCTCGCCGACGACCCCGCCTGGGCCATCTGCGCGGTGTCGCTGCACAACCCGCAGGTGCGCGATGCGCTGCGCCCGCAGGACGGCCTGTACACGCTTGCACTGCTCGATGCACAGCCACAGCTGCGCGTGATCGGTGCCATCGCCGAAGTGCTCTGCGCCAGCGATGAGCAACCTGCCGTGCTCGCCCGCCTCGCCGATCCGGCAGTGCGCCTGGTCACTCTCACCGTCACCGAAAAAGGCTATTGCCTGGCAGGCGATGCGTTGGACCTCAGCCACCCCGATATCGTGCATGACCTTGCGCATCCGCAGACACCGCGCAGCGCGATCGGCTACCTGGTCGCCGGCCTGTATGCACGCAGGCAGCACGGCCGCGCACCGTTCACCGTGCTCAGCTGCGACAACCTGGCCGACAACGGCAGCCTGCTGCGCCGCGCCACCGTGCTGCTTGCGCAGCAACGCGATCCCGCGCTCGCCGCCTGGATCGAACAGCACGTCAGCTTTCCGCGCTCGATGGTGGACAGCATCACCCCTGCCACCGACGAGGCGCTACGCGCGCAAGTGCACGCACAGACCGGCCTGCACGACGCCTGGCCGATCCAGCGGGAGCGCTACACCCAGTGGGTAATCGAAGACCGCTTCTGCAACGGCCGCCCGGCATTCGAACGCGCAGGCGTCACGCTCAGCGACGATATCGCCGGCTACGCGCGCGCCAAGCTGCGCCTGCTCAACGGCCCGCACTCGGCGCTTGCCTACCTCGGCAGCCTGCTGCAGCTGGAGACCGTGGCCGATGCCATGCAGCACACGCCGCTGGCCAGCTTCGTCGCAACGCTGATGCGCGAGGACATCGGCCCCAGCCTGGCGACGATGCCCGGCTTCGACCCGCACCGCTACAGCGACGCCATCCTGGCCCGCTTCCGCAACCCCGCCATCCGCCACCTGCTGGCCCAGATCGCCTGGGACGGCTCGCAGAAGATTCCGGTGCGCCTGCTCGGCACAATTGCCGACGCACTCACCGCCGGCCGCCGCATCGATCGCCTCTGCCTGCCGGTCGCAGCCTGGCTGCACTTTGTGCGCAGGCAGGCGCACGCAGGTGTTGCGTTGGTTGATCCGCTGGGCGAACAGCTAAGTGCGATCGGCCGTATCGCGACCGGCGACGCACACCGGGATATCGCTGCATTTCTCACAGTTGACGCAACCTTTGCGCCGCTGTCTGCTGACGAGCGTTTTGTAGAAGCGCTACAGCAGGCGTATGCCCTCTTCCAAACTGCGCGGCCGGCAGATGTACAACAGCTTCTGGCAACTGCATAG
- a CDS encoding type I restriction endonuclease, with amino-acid sequence MDFIDQLRVLATRISTTRALIQTEEATKNAMVMPLIQILGYNVFDPLEVTPEIVADVGTKKGEKVDYAILRDGKPIILFECKKAGAELSINHAGQLFRYFHVTAARFGVLTNGLVYRFFTDLEQPNKMDEKPFFEFNVLDFKERDVEELKKFAKSAFDLDTILTTANELKYTRAIQTRLAEWMHQPTEEFVKLVSADLVGTRRFTPAIRDQFTAITRRAFDQLVSERINERLKGAMAPETALIGDHISHVPADQPTAAASLAPDPLIVTTPEEIEGFHVVRAIVREAIPGRRVFMRDAQSYCAILLDDNNRKPICRLRFNNPQKLRLGLFNAAKEEEQIDLGSIDDIYNFAEKIRATVAAYLPQEDCA; translated from the coding sequence ATGGATTTTATTGATCAGTTGCGTGTGCTTGCGACACGCATCAGTACGACACGCGCGTTAATTCAGACAGAAGAGGCCACCAAGAATGCAATGGTGATGCCCCTCATCCAAATTCTTGGATACAATGTTTTCGATCCACTCGAAGTCACGCCGGAAATCGTTGCCGATGTCGGCACGAAGAAAGGCGAGAAAGTCGACTATGCGATTCTTCGCGATGGCAAACCCATCATTCTTTTCGAGTGTAAGAAAGCGGGTGCCGAGCTAAGCATCAATCATGCAGGCCAGCTATTTCGCTACTTCCACGTCACTGCGGCACGCTTTGGTGTTTTGACGAACGGCCTGGTCTACAGGTTTTTCACTGACCTAGAACAGCCGAACAAGATGGATGAAAAGCCGTTCTTCGAATTCAACGTCCTTGATTTCAAAGAACGCGATGTCGAAGAACTCAAAAAGTTTGCCAAGTCGGCGTTTGACCTAGACACGATTCTGACGACCGCGAATGAATTGAAGTACACACGCGCTATCCAGACACGTCTGGCAGAATGGATGCATCAGCCTACCGAAGAATTCGTCAAGCTGGTCTCGGCTGATCTGGTCGGAACAAGACGCTTTACGCCGGCGATCCGCGATCAATTCACAGCGATCACGCGCCGCGCGTTCGATCAGCTGGTCAGTGAGCGAATCAATGAACGGCTTAAAGGTGCCATGGCACCTGAAACTGCCTTGATCGGTGATCACATCTCGCATGTCCCCGCAGATCAGCCTACGGCGGCAGCCTCACTTGCTCCTGATCCACTGATCGTCACAACGCCGGAAGAGATCGAAGGCTTTCACGTTGTCAGAGCGATCGTACGCGAAGCCATTCCTGGAAGACGCGTCTTTATGAGGGATGCTCAAAGCTATTGCGCCATCCTCCTGGACGACAACAATCGGAAGCCGATCTGCAGACTCCGGTTCAACAACCCTCAAAAGCTCCGGCTTGGGCTTTTCAATGCGGCCAAGGAAGAGGAGCAGATCGATCTCGGTTCGATCGACGATATTTATAATTTCGCAGAAAAGATTCGCGCCACTGTCGCAGCGTATTTGCCACAGGAAGACTGTGCTTAG
- a CDS encoding bleomycin resistance protein, which yields MNASANVGDQTIPILPRRSIAQTLTFYRALGFAGDAHPHDAGYAILQRGDVELHFFAHPDLDPAACYAGCYLRVTDVDGVYAAMRAAALPAQGIPRIDPVGDKPWGMREFAIVDESGNLLRIGQQLEP from the coding sequence ATGAATGCCAGCGCCAATGTCGGTGACCAGACCATCCCGATCCTTCCCCGCCGCTCGATTGCGCAGACGCTGACGTTCTATCGCGCGCTTGGCTTTGCCGGCGATGCGCACCCGCATGATGCGGGCTACGCGATCCTGCAGCGCGGCGATGTGGAGCTGCACTTCTTTGCGCATCCGGATCTGGACCCGGCGGCCTGTTATGCGGGCTGCTATCTGCGCGTGACTGATGTGGATGGTGTCTATGCCGCAATGCGGGCAGCAGCGCTGCCGGCACAAGGCATCCCACGGATCGATCCAGTCGGCGACAAGCCCTGGGGCATGCGCGAATTTGCGATTGTGGATGAAAGCGGCAACTTGCTGCGGATCGGCCAACAGCTCGAGCCGTGA
- a CDS encoding DUF2256 domain-containing protein, which produces MAAPKKQHLPEKVCVQCGRPFRWRKKWERVWDEVKYCSDRCRHARKAQPSS; this is translated from the coding sequence ATGGCAGCGCCCAAGAAACAACACTTGCCAGAGAAGGTTTGCGTTCAGTGCGGACGACCGTTTCGTTGGCGCAAGAAGTGGGAGCGTGTCTGGGACGAGGTGAAGTACTGTTCCGATCGCTGCCGTCATGCGCGTAAGGCTCAGCCGAGCAGCTGA
- a CDS encoding DNA-binding protein, whose amino-acid sequence MARTSTTKTLNTTPPKTVANAAARGLRLREQHRRGGTAIGVARARDLSAQKQLSAQTIRRMHAYFARHSVDKTGKGWADRTKPSAGYIAWLLWGGDAGQRWAERLHARLQAGDNKQTGAATQKAASTKSSSKKKNAAKTDASAATSNSGARTAAKKRATPRKGTAKKATSKRATQQSSVRKGATKKVAAKKATSNKTAAKKPASKRTAPWKKSNPAKTSRPLSAAQKTQAKARAKAAGRPYPNLVDNMAVAKQSKARKAAE is encoded by the coding sequence GTGGCACGCACCTCGACAACAAAGACCCTCAACACCACGCCGCCCAAGACCGTCGCCAACGCAGCAGCCCGCGGATTGCGCTTGCGTGAGCAACACAGGCGCGGCGGCACGGCGATTGGTGTGGCACGTGCAAGGGACCTGTCCGCCCAGAAGCAGCTCTCGGCCCAGACCATTCGGCGGATGCACGCGTACTTCGCTCGCCACAGCGTGGACAAGACCGGCAAGGGATGGGCGGATCGCACCAAGCCATCCGCCGGCTACATCGCCTGGCTGCTGTGGGGCGGCGATGCCGGGCAGCGGTGGGCCGAGCGACTGCATGCCCGCCTGCAGGCGGGTGACAACAAGCAGACCGGAGCGGCTACCCAGAAAGCCGCCAGCACGAAGTCGTCCTCCAAAAAAAAAAATGCGGCGAAAACCGATGCAAGCGCCGCCACGTCGAACAGCGGAGCACGTACAGCCGCAAAGAAGCGCGCGACTCCCCGCAAGGGCACGGCAAAGAAAGCCACGAGCAAGCGCGCGACACAGCAGAGCAGCGTGCGGAAGGGCGCCACCAAGAAGGTGGCTGCCAAAAAAGCAACAAGCAACAAGACGGCTGCCAAGAAACCCGCCAGCAAGAGGACTGCACCCTGGAAAAAGTCCAACCCGGCCAAGACATCCAGGCCACTGTCGGCTGCGCAGAAAACCCAAGCCAAGGCCCGCGCCAAGGCTGCAGGCCGTCCGTACCCCAACCTGGTCGACAACATGGCGGTTGCGAAGCAGTCGAAAGCCAGGAAAGCCGCGGAGTAG
- a CDS encoding Kelch repeat-containing protein, producing MSSLATSFRAAVFAAGVTCIPAHVGGTPDGNRASAEAAQAVQPVQWRTVATHNTPHARHENSMVAIDDRLYLLGGRDDRPLEIFDTTTQRWSQGATPPLMVNHAQAVVSSGKLYVVGGFTGNYPEEASLTNMLIYDPKTDQWQVGPEIPTQRRRGAAGTVEHAGVLYLVGGNTRGHMSGYVPWLDAFDTRTQQWTQLPDAPHARDHFHAVVLDGKLYAAGGRRSAHESGNTLAQTIGEVDVYDIAQRSWTVAPAALPTPRAGTAAIARDGRLLVMGGESTRQVKAHEEVEAYDPRTARWTTLPTLPQGRHGTQAAAVKGDVYLAAGSANRGGGPELEDVLVLPKLQDTQSLD from the coding sequence ATGAGCTCTTTGGCGACTTCGTTCCGCGCAGCCGTGTTCGCTGCCGGGGTCACATGTATTCCTGCGCACGTTGGCGGCACACCCGATGGCAACCGCGCATCGGCTGAAGCCGCACAGGCGGTGCAGCCCGTGCAGTGGCGCACGGTGGCCACGCACAACACACCGCACGCGCGCCATGAGAACAGCATGGTCGCCATTGATGATCGTCTGTACCTGCTGGGTGGGCGCGACGACCGGCCGCTGGAGATCTTCGATACCACCACGCAGCGGTGGTCGCAGGGCGCCACGCCGCCACTGATGGTCAATCATGCCCAGGCCGTGGTGTCGTCCGGCAAGCTTTACGTGGTGGGTGGCTTTACGGGCAACTATCCCGAAGAGGCCTCGCTCACCAACATGCTGATCTACGACCCGAAGACCGACCAATGGCAGGTCGGGCCGGAGATTCCCACGCAGCGCCGTCGCGGTGCCGCCGGCACGGTGGAACATGCGGGGGTGTTGTATCTGGTCGGCGGCAATACACGTGGCCACATGAGCGGCTACGTGCCCTGGCTGGATGCTTTCGACACCCGGACACAGCAATGGACGCAGCTGCCCGACGCACCGCATGCGCGCGATCACTTCCATGCGGTGGTACTCGACGGCAAGCTGTATGCCGCCGGCGGGCGTCGTTCCGCGCATGAAAGCGGCAATACCCTGGCGCAGACAATCGGTGAGGTCGATGTGTACGACATTGCACAGCGCAGCTGGACAGTTGCACCGGCCGCGCTGCCGACGCCACGTGCGGGCACCGCCGCGATCGCGCGCGATGGCCGGCTGCTCGTCATGGGCGGCGAGAGCACGCGCCAGGTGAAGGCGCACGAAGAGGTGGAGGCCTACGACCCGCGTACGGCGCGCTGGACGACACTGCCGACGTTGCCGCAGGGGCGCCACGGCACGCAGGCAGCCGCGGTGAAGGGCGATGTCTATCTCGCTGCGGGTAGCGCAAATCGGGGCGGTGGGCCGGAGCTGGAGGATGTGCTGGTGTTGCCGAAGCTGCAAGACACGCAGTCACTGGATTAG